From the Ralstonia wenshanensis genome, the window CTTGCGTCTTGTTCAGCAAAGGCCTGTTCGACCACCGGCGCGAAGGCGGCCACCGGTGTGATGCTGGTCAGCCCCTGGCCGACCCACGCACCGAAGGGCTGTTTGAAGATGCGCTCGGCACCCGGGTTGGCAGTCAGCAGAACGAAGCGATGGTCAAACACGAAGACGCCCGCGGTCAGGTTGGTCAGCACGCTCTCAAGATAGGCCTTCGATTGCTCGAGTGCCGCGCGATTCTGCTCCACGGCGCGGCGCGCGTCGGCGAGCTGGCGCGTCATCTGGTTGAACTGTTGGGTGAGCACACCCAGTTCGTCACGCGTATGCAGTTCCCGCTTGGGCGAGAGGTCGCCCTCGGCCACTTCGCGCGTGCCTTGCAGCAGCATTAGCAGCGGCCGTGCCAGCTGGGCGCCAAGCAGCAGCGCAAGCATCACCGCAATGAACACCGCCAGGAACAGCGTGAGCGTGAGCGTGCCGATGTACATCTTGCGCAGGCCGGTGCGGCCAAGCGCTTTCTCCTGGTATTCCTGGTAGGCGCGCTGGACAGCGTCGGCATTGCGGGCGAGGGCCTGCGGCACCGGTTGTACGAGCTGCAGGAAGCGTTCGTCGCGGCCGGTCTCGCCGATCAGGCCAAAGCCACGCGAGGTGCTGCTGCCATCTTCCGGCCGGCGGTCTGCCAGCAAACCGGTGCCGGCCCATTTGCGTGCCGGCGTATTCAGTCCGATGCTCGGCTCGTCGCGGGAAGACGTGCCCAGCGCCACCACCACATGCAACTGGTACAAATCGTTGCGGCGGCCGTTGCTGCGTGCCGCAGGTGCCGAGGCGGCTGGCGCGGAGGCGCTATCGGTCTCGGTATCGCTGCCGCCTTCCAAGCTCGCATAGCCTCCCGGCGCGCGGGCCTGTTCGAGCACAGCCTGATCCGGCAGGTTCGGGACGAGCGTGTCGTAGGTGTTTGACGCGGTGGCGATCACGCGGCCGCTGGCCGTGAAGATGGTTGCCTCCTGCACGCCGAACTGCTCGCGCAATCGATTGAGCGTGATAGCCGTAGCCGAGGCCGACCCATCGCCGACCTGCTCCGCGATCAGGCGCCCCTTGTTCTGCAGATCGGCCAGCGCCGTGTCCATGGTGGAGCGGCCAAGGTTCAAGCCGGCCTCCAGCGCCGATTCGACCTTCACGTCGAACCACGACTCGATGCTGCGCGACACGAACTGCAGCGACACAAGGTAGATCAGCACCCCCGGCAGGACACCCACCACGCCGAAGAACACCGCCAGCTTGGTCATCAGCCGCGTGCCGAACTTGCCGCGCCGCGCCCGCAGCGCCAGCGCCAGCATCAGCCCGCCGATGATCACCACCAGCAGCACCCCGATGACGAGGTTGACCTTGTAGAGCAGCGTGAAATACCGGTCGAAGAACTCGGTGTTGGCCGATGCCGCAGCCAGCAGGCCTACCAGCACGATCGCCAGGAAGACGATGGTGCCTGCCACCACCTGATAGAGCAGCCGCTTGTAGCTGCGATCGAAGATCATTTGGCGGGCGCCAGCAGCGAGCCTGCGCTGGAGGGGCCGGCGCTCATGCCCCAGCCTGGGCTGGGCGCCAGGCTTGACGAGCCGGAAGCAGGGGGCGTCGACGCCGGTGTGCTGGCCGGTGGTGCAACAGGCGCGGGCGCTGGCGTCGGCGGTGGCTCATTCGGCACCAGCAGGCTGAAGCGCTTCCACTCGGAGCTCAGATTCCAGTCGCGCGTGTTGACTGCGTTGATCTGGAATGGCTTGGGCAACTGCGTCACGTCCAGGCGCATGCGCACTTCGGCCTGCACGGTTTCGCCGGCCTTGACGGCGCGTTGCTCGAACACGCGCCAGCCGCGCACGTGCTGCATGAAGTCGACGGCGTCTTTCAGGCGCGAGAACGGTACCTGCAGGCCCCCGGTCGACACGCGGTACTGGCGTGTGAGCGGGTGATACGACAGCCGCACCACGCGCGTGGCGCTGATGGCGTGGTCGTCAAACCAATACCAGCGCGGGCGGATCAGCTCGAATTCAACCAGGAAGTAGAGCGCGATCCCCTTGTTCACCGCGTCTTCGAGGTTGCTGGGCAAGTCGAAATCGAAGTCGGCGGAGAGGTTCCAGCCGCCGTCGGCGTATTCGAGCTGGGCCCGGTTGATTTCGATGGATTGTGCGGATGCCGTGACGGGATACCCCACCAACAGCATGCCCAGTGCGACCAGCGCGACCAGCCGTTGCAGAATCTGCCGGAACCGGGATTGCAGCAGCCGGATCGATGGGCGAAGGATGACAGTCACAACGGTCGGTGCATCAGGGCCGTTTCTGGAAAACCGCGTAAAAGAAGCCGTCGTGATCGAGCGGCAAGGGCGAAGCGCCGGGGGTGAACCCGCTGGCCTGCGCCGCGTCGGGCGAGGCCGGCAGCAACTGGCCGGGCGCGTGCAATCGTATCGCATCTTCCAGATGGCGTTCAAACCATCGGGCCCGGTCCTCGCCTTCCGTCGGGAAAATCGAACAGGTGACATAAACCAGCTTGCCACCGGGCTTCAGGCATGCCCAGAGGGCGCACACGATGTCCCGCTGCAGCCCGGCAAGCGCCTTGAGGTCTGCCGGGCGGCGCAGCCACCGGATGTCCGGATGGCGCCGCACGATGCCGGCGGCCGAGCACGGCACATCGGCCAGGATGCGGTCGAAGGGGCGGCCGTCCCACCAGGTTGCGGGTTTGGCCGCATCGCCGACGCAAATGGTGGCGGTCTGGTGCAAGCGCGCGAGGTTTTCGGTGATGCGCACCGCGCGTGCGGCATCCGACTCGAGCGCCGTGACGTCCAGGTGGTCGGCCAGCTCAAGCAGATGGCCCGTCTTGCCGCCGGGTGCGGCGCAGGCATCGAGCACGCGCTGGCCGGGGGCCACGTCGAGCAGCGTTGCAGCCAATTGCGCACCGGCGTCCTGCACCGAGACATCGCCATCGGCAAAACCGGGCAGTTCGGAAACGGGGACGGCGCGCCCAAGGCGTACGGCCTGTTCGCCGATGCGCTCGGCGTCGATGCCGGCTTCGGCCAGGCGCGCGAGATAGGCGTCGATGGCAACGCGGCGGGGGTTCACGCGCAGCACCATTGGCGGGCGGCGGTTGCCTGCGGCCAGGATGGCTTGCCAGGCGTCGGGATACGCGCGGCGTACGGCGTCGATCCACCACATCGGGTAATTGGTGGCGGCAGGCGGATCCGCCTGCATGTCTGCGACCAGCGCCTGTTGTTCGCGCAAGAAGCGGCGCAGCACGCCGTTGATCATGCCCTTGCCGTGCGACAGCTTCGGGTCGGCCGAGGCGGCCGTCACGGCCTGGTCGACCACGGTGAACGGCGCGTACGGCAGCGGGTCGTCCAGCAATTGCGCGAGCGCCACGTGCAGCAGGTTGGCGGCGCCGTCGGCGGGTGGGCGCGGAATCAGCGTGCGGATCAGCCAGTCGGTGCTGCCCAGCCAGCGCGTGGCGCGGTACGCGAGATCCTGTACGGCGCCGCGCACCGGTGCGGGTTGGCCCTGGCAGACGGCATCGATTGCCTGCGGCAATGCCATGCCCTGCCGCAGCTTGCCCAGTGCGGCAGCGGCAAGCGACAAGGCGTGGGCGAGAGAATCGGGCGGCAGGCGCATCGGGCAGCAGGAAATCAGGCGGACAAAATGCAACGAGCCCGCGATGGGCGGGCTCGTGCGGACTGCGGAAGTATAAAGGAAGCGCCCCGTCGGGCTGCCGCTTTTACGCCGGATATTGTCCCGTCTGCGCCATCTGCATCAGGCGCGCGATGCGCTCCTCCGTGGCCGGGTGCGTGCTGAAGAGGTTGGCCAGGCCGCCGCCGTGCAGCGGGTTCATGATCATCATCTGCGCGGTGGCGGGGTGGGCTTCAGCGGCGGCAAACGGGATGCCGGCGGCATAGCGGTGGATCTTGTCGAGCGCGGAGGCCAACGCCTGCGGATCGCCGCTGATGGTCGCGCCGCCGCGGTCGGCTTCGAACTCGCGCGCGCGGGAAATCGCCATTTGGATCATCGCTGCCGCCAGCGGCGCGAGGATCGCCACCGCAATCCCGGCGATCGGGTTGGCGGGCCGGCCTTCGCTGTCGCGCCCGCCGAAGAGCACGGCAAAGTTGGCCAGCGCCGAGATCGCACCGGCCATGGTGGCCGAGATGGTCGAAATGAGGATGTCGCGATGCTGCACGTGCGCCAGTTCGTGCGCCATCACGCCGCGCAGTTCGCGCTCCGACAGGATGTTGAGGATGCCGGTGGTCGCGGCCACGGCGGCGTGCTCCGGGTTGCGGCCGGTGGCGAAGGCATTCGGCTGGGCTTCGTCGATGAGGTAGACGCGCGGCATCGGCAGGCCGGCGCGGCCGGCAAGCTCCTGCACCATCCGGTAGAACTGTGGCGCGCTGGTCTCGTTGACTTCCTGCGCGTTGTACATGCGCAGGACCATCTTGTCGGAGAACCAGTACGAGAAGAAATTCATGCCCAGCGCGAACAGCAGCGCCAGCATCATCCCGCTGCGTCCGCCGATCATGCCGCCGATGACGATGAACAGCGCGGTGATCGCTGCCATCAGCATGAAGGTCTTGATCCAGTTGAACATGGGGGCGTGGCTCCTGTGGGTGTTGGGTTTTGTGAGTTTGTTAGATCGCGATAATCGCTGAAAATTCAAGGGCTTGCGCGGCAGTTGCGCGATATTTCGCCGCAGATGACGCTTGACGCATCAACGGGTAGCGAACGCCAGCCGCGCGCCCAGCCCGATGAATGCCGTGCCGACCACGCGATCGAGCCAGCGCTTGATGCCCGGCTTGCCCGCCACGCGGCGCGTGACGCTGGCGGCCACCCACGCCACCAGGCTATTCCAGATCGTCGACATGACAATGAACACCGCGCCCAACGCCAGGAATGCCAGCGCCTTGTGGCTGGCGTGCGGATCGACGAACTGGGGGAAGAACGACAGAAAGAACAGCACGACCTTCGGATTCAGCACATTGGTAAGAAAACCCTGCATGAACAGCGACTTGAGCGGACGCGGGCGCTTGGCGGCGGGCGTTTCCGCTTCTTCGACCGGGGCGTCGTCACGCTCGGGCGGCGTCAGCAGCATGCGGCCGCCCAGATAAATCAAGTACGCTGCGCCCACTACCTTGATGACCGTGAAGGCCACAGTGGACGCCGCCAGCAGCGCCGTCAGCCCGAACGCCACTGCCAGCACGTGCACGCAGCAGCCCGCCGATACCCCCAGCGCCGACAGCAACCCTGCTGCCCGTCCTTGCGAAACGCTGCGCCCGACGATATAGGCCGTGTCGGGCCCAGGCGTCACATTCAGCAGAAACACGGCCAACATAAAGAGCGGCAGATTGACGATGCCCAGCGCGGTCATGGCGAAATCCTTTTCTCTATATATAGATGGGTCGGTTAGCCGCGCGACGCGAAGCGCTGGCCGGGCTGGATCGCCATGCCTTGCAGGAATTCGCGCGCGGGCAGGCGTTTGCCGCCCGGCTTCTGCAACTGGGTCACGCGTAGCGCGCCGGCGCCGCAGGCGATGGTGACACCGCCCGCGTTGGCGGCGAGTACCGTGCCGGGTTCCGCGTCAGCCGGGCGATCGGCGAGCGCCTCAGCCTGCCAGAACTTGATCGGCACGCCGTCCAGCACGGCCGATGCGCCGGGAAACGGATTGAACGCATGCACCTGGCGCAGCAGCGCGGCGGCCTGGTGCGACCAGTCCAGCGCGGCCTCGTCCTTGGCGATTTTTTCCGCGTAGGTGATGCCCTCGGCGGGCTGCGGCGTGGCGGGCAGCTTGCCATCTTGCGCCAGCCGGGCGAGCGCCTCCACCACCATGCGTCCGCCGAGCGCGGCCAGCGTGTCGTGCAGCGTGGCGGTCGTGTCGGGCAGGCCGATGGGCACGCGTTCCATGGCGATCATGTCGCCGGTGTCCAGGCCCGCATCCATCTGCATGAGCGTGATGCCCGATTCGGCGTCGCCCGCTTCAATCGCACGATGGATGGGCGCGGCGCCACGCCAGCGCGGCAACAGCGACGCGTGGATGTTGATGCAGCCAAAGCGCGGCAGGTCGAGCACTTCCTGCGGGAGGATCAGGCCGTAGGCGGCAACGACCATCACGTCAGGGCGCTGGGCGGCCAGGGCATCGATGGCTTCGGCGGCTTCTTGCGGATATTTGCCCGCGCGACGCAGCGACGGCGGCTGGAGGATCGGCTCGAGCCCCTGTGTTACGGCGTACTGCTTGACGGGACTTGCCTGCAATTGCATGCCGCGCCCGGCCGGGCGATCCGGCTGGCTCAGCACGGCAACGATGGGAAAGCCGGCCTGATGGATCGCCGCCAAGGCAATCTGCGCAAATTCAGGCGTGCCGGCAAACGCTACGCGGAGGGTGGAGGTCATGGATGGAAAACCGAAAACGAAGGGAAGCGCGCTACACGACAGCGTAGCGCATTGGGCTTAGCGACGGCCGCGATGCGGCGTATCGGTCAGCGGCACGATGGGCTCGGGAGACGGCAGCGCCTCGGACACACCATTGCTGCGCCGCTGGAAGAGCGAGAAGGTTTCGTTGGTGTCGCCCGGGCGGCTGCCGCGCCACACCATTTCCCAATTGTTGCCGTGGGGGCGGCGTCGGGCATGTTCCGGGCGTTTTTCGAGCACCAGGATCAGGTCGCAGGTGCGCGCGGTAGGGTTGGGGTGGTGATCGTCGCCGGCACCGCTGTGACCCAGCAGCCATTTGACTGGGCGCACGCCGGTTTCGTAGTGCATCAGCGCGCGCTCACTTTCACCCATGCCCCGCGTGGCCACGCAGATCTGCGCAGATTCGAGCACCGGCTTGATCGCCTGGAACAGCGGGCGGTAGCTGCGGGCGTCGTCAATCCACGGCATCAGCAGGGTGCCGAGCAGGCCCCACACCATGCCCAGGCCCGCCGCCCACGCCACCACGCCGGAGCGCGCTGGCCGCAGCCACACGCAGGCAGCCCACAGCGCCGTAATGCCCCCCGCCGCCAACACGGCGACCGGATGGATCAGCATGTCATACGGCAGCGGCAGCACGCGGCCCAGCATTTTGGCCAGCCATGCCGGCAGCAACTGCCCGCCGCTGGTCACGAGCGCACCCCACATCGCCCAGACCACGAGCCCCAGCGCGCCAAACAATGCCACGGCCGCGGCCCATGCACGGGCGCGCCACGCGGGTGCAATCAGCAGCAGCATCGGCGCACCCAGCAGGGCTAGCGCAGGTTGCAGCGGCATCAGGTACACATCGCGCAGCACCGCCGAGCGCAGCACCACGGCAATCGTCGTCAGCACGAACAGCGCAACGACCAAGTGCCCTTGGTAGGGCAACAGCCACGACGTGCGCGCCCCATGCCCGCGTTGCCGCACGAGCTTGTACAGCGACACGCCCAGTACGGACACCGCCGGCCACACAGCAGGCGTGCCGGTCAGGAAGATCGATCGGATGGTCGTCGCCAGCGAACCCTTTTCGCCACCCAGATGCGAGAAGCCAAAGAAGCGGCCAAGGTTATTGACCCAGAACCATTCAATGAACAGGTCCGGCGATTCGTGCCAGAAGATGGCGGGCCAGATCGCCAGCCATGGCAGCGCCACCAGCAGCGAGAGGCCATAGAAGCGCCACGCCTGGCGGTTGCGGAAATCCGGCAGCAGTGCGATCGCCGCCAGCAGGGTGATGGCGAACAGCCCAGGCACGAGCACGCCCTTGCCCAGGAACGCCACGCCGATGCCGGTGCCGAACCACAGTGCGGGGCGTAGCACGTCGACGCCCTTTGCGCCCCCGACTTCGCTCTCTTTGACGAAGCGCACGAGGCCATACAGGGCAATCGCGGTGCCGGCCAGCTGTGGGACATCGGCAATGAATTTGTGGACGTGCTCGGCCAGCCCGACGCAGCCGGCAAACAGCAGCAGCGCGCCCAGCGCATAGTCGCGCAGCGCAGCGCCGCCAGCGTCGAGCCCGGCTTCGCGGCGTGCGGCCAAGGTCAGCCCCGGCCGTCCGCGCGCAAGGTCTGCGCCGACGCGCAAGCGCCAGTCGCGCGCTTCGCTGCGCAGCAGGCGCGCCGTGCGCCAGACCGCCCAGCACGTCAGCGCCATCCAGAACAGCACCGCCACGCGCACGGCTTCGTGCGGCGGCATGTCGGGCAGCGCCAGCGCCGCCAGCGCGCCCGTCCAATACATCAGCGGGGGTTTTTCGACGAACGGCTCGAAGGCGACGTTGGGGACGACCCAGTCGCCGCGCTCGATGATGTTGATGACGATGCCGAAGGAATACGGCTCGTCGGCCTTCCAGGGCGCACGCCAGAACGTGCCCGCAACAAAATACGCGCACAGCATCAGCACGACGACGGCACGCCAACGGCGCACCAGCAGTGCCGACAGGCGGCGCGGGCTGGCGTTCGTGCCTGCGTCGACGGGGGCGATCGGCATCAGTGGGATGGAGCGAGGGTGCGCGTCGGCGTCGGCAGGCATGGGAACGCGTTCAACGCTGCGGCACCGCGTCGCGTTGATGCTTCTTGAGCTTGGAGCGGATGCGCGTCTGCTTGAGCGGCGAGAGGTATTCGACGAAAACCTTGCCCATCAGGTGGTCCATCTCGTGCTGAATGCACACCGCCAGCAGGTCGTCTGCCTCCAGCTCGAAGGTTTCGCCCTTTTCGTTCAGTGCGCGCACGCGCACGCGGGCCGGACGGTCGACCTTGTCATAGATATCGGGAACGGACAGGCAGCCTTCGTCCCAGACCTTGTGCTCATCACTTGCCCAGATGATCTCCGGGTTGATGAACACGCGCAGTTCGTCGCGCGACTCCGAAACGTCGATGGTGATCACGCGCTCGTGCACGTCGACCTGCGTGGCGGCCAGGCCAACGCCGGGCGCCTCGTACATGGTCTCCGCCATGTCGGCCACCAGTTTGCGGATGCGGTCATCCACAACGGCGACCGGTTTGGCGACCTTATGCAGCCGCGGATCAGGGTATTGCAGGATATTCAGTAGGGCCATGATGCTTGGCAACAACGGTTGCAGAAGGCCACGCTAACGAGGGGTTGCCTTCAATTGCGATCGCTTGGAATGTCATGCAGAATCGGGGGCGCTATCCGCCACATGGCTTAGGAAAAAGCCTGACGAATGTTGGATGCCATACCCCTCTTGCTGCGACGCAGAACTGCGTACAGCTGCGGCGGTGAGGCGTCGAACAGGCACGCGGACCACTCGCCGATTCTTCATAGAATAATGCGCCATCGTAACACACCGATGCACTCTCAGCCCGCCATGAAAACCGCCACGAAAGCGCGCCAGCCTTACGTTTGCGCCCTGTCGGCGGTTGCCGCGGCAGCGCTTTTCTGCATGGGCGCTGCCCACGCCGCCGAGCGCACTGTGACGCCGGCGCAACAGGCGCAGGCCGCGACAGCTGCCCAAGCGGGCATCCCCGAATCCGAACTGTCCGCCACCGCGCCCGCGCAGTACACCGTGCGCCGTGGCGACACGCTGTGGGCAATCTCGGGCAAGTATCTCAAGCGGCCCTATCGCTGGCCCGAGCTGTGGGGCATGAACCGGGAGCAGATTCGCAACCCGCATCTGATCTATCCCGGCCAGATCCTGTATCTGCATCACGCCAATGGCCGTGCCTGGCTGTCGAGTTCGCCGGCGTCGGCGGATGGCAGCACGGTGCGCCTGTCGCCGCATACCCGCGTGTCGGGGCAGGATGGCGACGCCATCTCCAGCATTCCCTCCGCCGCCATCGAGCCCTTCCTGACCCAGCCGATCGTGGTGGATGAAGAAACGCTGGCCACGCCGGCGCGCATCTTCTCGCTGCCGGAAGGCCGTGTCTATTTGGGCAAGGGCGAAAACGCCTACGCCCGCGGTCTGCCTGCAGGCGAAGGCGGCCAGGCCGGCACCGAATGGCAGGCGTATCGCCCGGTCCGGCCGCTCAAGGACCCCGTGACCGGCAACGTGCTCGGTTATGAAGCCGACTTCCTTGGCACGCTGCGCGTAGTGCGCGCGGCGACCGGCCCGCAGGCGGTCACCAAGATGGAAGTGCTGTCGTCCAAGGAAGAAATGGGCGTCGGCTCGCAGCTGATGCCACTGCCCCCGCGCGTGCCGGTGCGCTATACGCCGCATGCGCCGGAAGGCGACGTGCACGGTGCGGTCGCCAAGGTGACGGGCGGCGTGCGCTTTGGCGGCACCGACCAGGTGGTTGTGCTGAACATCGGCAGCCAGGAGGGGCTTGAGCCGGGCCACGTGCTGTCGCTGGCGCGCGCTGGCGCCGTCGTGAAAGACGCGACGGCCGGCAATGAGGCTGTGCAACTGCCCGCAGAGCGCTACGGCCTGGCCTTCGTGTTCCGTGTGTTCCCGCACGTGGCCTATGCGTTGGTGACGGACGCATCGAACGCCGTGGAAGTGGGCGACAGCGTCAGCAACCCGATGTCGCCGCAACCCTGAACTACGCACTAACGCAGTCCTTGATTTGACCGATGCATCCCAGGTCGCGGCGCCCGCCGCGGCCGATTCCACAGCTTCCCTCTCCTGTACGCGCGATCCGGCCGAACTGGCTGCGTGGCTGCGTCTGACTGAAACCCCCGGCGTTGGGCCCGTGGCCGCGCGGCAATTGCTGGCGGCCTTCGGGCTGCCGCAAGACATCTTTGCCCAGCCGTATGCCGCGCTCGCCAAGGTGCTTCCGGAGCGCCAAGCGCGTGCGGTGCTCGCCGAGCCCGACGACACGCTTGCGGCGCTGATCGAGCGCACCGTCGCCTGGGTGAACGAGCCCGGCAACGCCATCTTCACGCTGGCCGATCGCGGCTACCCGCCCCGCCTGCTCGAACTGCCGGACCCGCCGACCTTGCTTTACACCAAGGGCGATGCCTCGCTGCTGCGCGCGGCAGCCGTGGGCGTGGTGGGTGCGCGCAGCGCCACGGCGGCCGGCATCGACAACGCGCGGGCGTTTTCCCAGGCGCTGTCGGCGGCGAGCGTGGCGGTCGTGTCAGGCCTGGCGCTCGGCATCGATGCGGCGGCGCATGAAGGCGCGCTGGCCGGCCCTGGCAGCACCATTGCAGTGGTGGGTACGGGGCTCGATATTGTTTACCCGGCCCGCAACCGGGCGCTGGCGCATCGCATTGCCGAGGCTGGCGTGATCATCTCCGAATACCCGTTGGGGATGGGCGCACGCGCCGAGAACTTCCCGCGCCGCAATCGCCTGATCTCGGGTTTGGCGCGTGGGCTGCTGGTGGTGGAAGCGGCGGCGCAGTCCGGCTCGCTCATCACCGCGCGGCTGGCGGCCGAGCAGGGGCGCGATGTGTTTGCGATTCCGGGGTCGATCCATTCGCCACTGGCCAAGGGCTGCCACCTGCTGATCAAGCAAGGCGCCAAGCTGGTGGAAACTGCGGCCGATATCCTCGATGAACTTGGCTGGGGGCGTGCTTCTGCACCGGCCAAACGTGCGACGCGCGCGGCAGCGGAGGCGTCTCCGGCTGCACCGGTTGTCCCTGCTGCGCGCCCGGCGCCAAGTGCTGCTGAAACCGCATTGCTCGACGCGCTCGGGTTTGATCCTGTCGATCTGGATACCTTGTGTGAGCGCACCGGTCAGGCGGCTGCTCCGCTATCCGCACAGCTTCTGGCGCTGGAGCTGGATGGCCGCGTTGAGCGTCAGCCCGGCGGGCGCTTCCTGCGGCTTCCCTGAAAGCGTGCCTACAATAAGCGCGACCCGTTCGTCACCCCGCTGGTCGCTTAGCGCTTTCTTTCATGCCACTGCTCTCGCCTGATACCGACGCCGCCACGCTGCACGCACGCATGCGCTCGGGGCAACTGTTGGTGGCGTGCCTGTGTGCCGAGTGGTGCGGCACGTGCCGCAGCTATCGCAAGACCTTCACTGAACTGGCGGAGCGGCATCCGGAGTGCTGCTTCGCCTGGGTCGATGTGGAAGACCATGCCGACGCGCTGGGCGATTACGACGTTGAGAACTTCCCGACCCTCCTGGTGCAGCGTGGGCGCGATGTGTTGTTTTTCGGCCCTGTCTTGCCTCACGCAGGTGTGGTGGAGGGATTGCTTTCGCGTGATCTAGACGTGGCTCCTGCGGTGTCAGCGGCCCCGGATTTGCGAGGCTGGTTGCTGGAATCGGCGTGATCGCCGGGCTTGACAGCGCTAAGCGATGCATGCGCCACTCTATTGCGCCTGAAAAGGAACCGCGCTTATGATTGGCGGCCAAATTTGGGGCTGATCTATGGATTGACGGCCCCGGCGCGCGTTCTGACGAGGCGCCCGCGGTACTTGAAGTCGGCAGGCGTTGCCATAAGACTCTAAAAAAAAATACGCGAACGGTCGCTATAGAAAAGCGACTTCTTCTTTACCCGATTACTTGCGATCGCCAGGATCCGCTCACATGTCCAAGGCTCTCATCATTGCCGAAAAACCGTCGGTCGCCGCTGATATCGCGCGCGCGCTGGGTGGCTTCACCAAGCACGACGAGTACTTTGAGAGCGACGACTACGTCCTCTCGTCGGCGGTTGGCCACTTGGTCGAGATTGCCGCGCCGGATGAATACGAAGTCAAACGCGGCAAATGGAGCTTCGCGCATCTGCCCGTGATCCCGCCGCACTTTGACCTGCGCCCGATCGCCAAGTCGGAATCACGCCTGAAGGTACTGACGCGCCTGATCAAGCGCAAGGACGTGACCAGCCTGATCAACGCATGTGACGCGGGGCGCGAAGGTGAATTGATCTTCCGCCTGATCGCGCAGCACGCAAACACCAAGTTGCCGGTGAAGCGTCTGTGGCTGCAGTCGATGACGCCGCAGTCCATTCGCGATGGCTTTGGCAAGCTGCGCAGCAACGAAGACATGATGCCGCTGGCCGATGCCGCACGCTGCCGTTCCGAGGCCGACTGGCTGGTCGGTATCAACGGCACACGTGCGATGACCGCGTTCAACAGCAAGGGCGGCGGCTTCTTCCTGACCACCGTGGGGCGCGTGCA encodes:
- a CDS encoding ArnT family glycosyltransferase, with protein sequence MPADADAHPRSIPLMPIAPVDAGTNASPRRLSALLVRRWRAVVVLMLCAYFVAGTFWRAPWKADEPYSFGIVINIIERGDWVVPNVAFEPFVEKPPLMYWTGALAALALPDMPPHEAVRVAVLFWMALTCWAVWRTARLLRSEARDWRLRVGADLARGRPGLTLAARREAGLDAGGAALRDYALGALLLFAGCVGLAEHVHKFIADVPQLAGTAIALYGLVRFVKESEVGGAKGVDVLRPALWFGTGIGVAFLGKGVLVPGLFAITLLAAIALLPDFRNRQAWRFYGLSLLVALPWLAIWPAIFWHESPDLFIEWFWVNNLGRFFGFSHLGGEKGSLATTIRSIFLTGTPAVWPAVSVLGVSLYKLVRQRGHGARTSWLLPYQGHLVVALFVLTTIAVVLRSAVLRDVYLMPLQPALALLGAPMLLLIAPAWRARAWAAAVALFGALGLVVWAMWGALVTSGGQLLPAWLAKMLGRVLPLPYDMLIHPVAVLAAGGITALWAACVWLRPARSGVVAWAAGLGMVWGLLGTLLMPWIDDARSYRPLFQAIKPVLESAQICVATRGMGESERALMHYETGVRPVKWLLGHSGAGDDHHPNPTARTCDLILVLEKRPEHARRRPHGNNWEMVWRGSRPGDTNETFSLFQRRSNGVSEALPSPEPIVPLTDTPHRGRR
- the def gene encoding peptide deformylase, which codes for MALLNILQYPDPRLHKVAKPVAVVDDRIRKLVADMAETMYEAPGVGLAATQVDVHERVITIDVSESRDELRVFINPEIIWASDEHKVWDEGCLSVPDIYDKVDRPARVRVRALNEKGETFELEADDLLAVCIQHEMDHLMGKVFVEYLSPLKQTRIRSKLKKHQRDAVPQR
- the dprA gene encoding DNA-processing protein DprA, coding for MTDASQVAAPAAADSTASLSCTRDPAELAAWLRLTETPGVGPVAARQLLAAFGLPQDIFAQPYAALAKVLPERQARAVLAEPDDTLAALIERTVAWVNEPGNAIFTLADRGYPPRLLELPDPPTLLYTKGDASLLRAAAVGVVGARSATAAGIDNARAFSQALSAASVAVVSGLALGIDAAAHEGALAGPGSTIAVVGTGLDIVYPARNRALAHRIAEAGVIISEYPLGMGARAENFPRRNRLISGLARGLLVVEAAAQSGSLITARLAAEQGRDVFAIPGSIHSPLAKGCHLLIKQGAKLVETAADILDELGWGRASAPAKRATRAAAEASPAAPVVPAARPAPSAAETALLDALGFDPVDLDTLCERTGQAAAPLSAQLLALELDGRVERQPGGRFLRLP
- a CDS encoding thioredoxin family protein — its product is MPLLSPDTDAATLHARMRSGQLLVACLCAEWCGTCRSYRKTFTELAERHPECCFAWVDVEDHADALGDYDVENFPTLLVQRGRDVLFFGPVLPHAGVVEGLLSRDLDVAPAVSAAPDLRGWLLESA
- a CDS encoding LysM peptidoglycan-binding domain-containing protein → MHSQPAMKTATKARQPYVCALSAVAAAALFCMGAAHAAERTVTPAQQAQAATAAQAGIPESELSATAPAQYTVRRGDTLWAISGKYLKRPYRWPELWGMNREQIRNPHLIYPGQILYLHHANGRAWLSSSPASADGSTVRLSPHTRVSGQDGDAISSIPSAAIEPFLTQPIVVDEETLATPARIFSLPEGRVYLGKGENAYARGLPAGEGGQAGTEWQAYRPVRPLKDPVTGNVLGYEADFLGTLRVVRAATGPQAVTKMEVLSSKEEMGVGSQLMPLPPRVPVRYTPHAPEGDVHGAVAKVTGGVRFGGTDQVVVLNIGSQEGLEPGHVLSLARAGAVVKDATAGNEAVQLPAERYGLAFVFRVFPHVAYALVTDASNAVEVGDSVSNPMSPQP